One window of Cuculus canorus isolate bCucCan1 chromosome 10, bCucCan1.pri, whole genome shotgun sequence genomic DNA carries:
- the LOC104060502 gene encoding ras-related protein Rab-39B — MEAIWLYQFRLIVIGDSTVGKSCLIRRFTEGRFAQISDPTVGVDFFSRLVEIEPGKRIKLQIWDTAGQERFRSITRAYYRNSVGGLLLFDITNRRSFQNVHEWLEETKVHVQPYQIVFVLVGHKCDLDTQRQVTRHEAEKLAAAYGMKYIETSARDAINVEKAFTDLTRDIYELVKRGDISIQEGWEGVKSGFVPNVVHSSEEVVKSDRRCLC, encoded by the exons ATGGAGGCCATCTGGCTGTACCAGTTCCGCCTCATCGTCATCGGCGACTCCACCGTGGGCAAGTCCTGCCTCATCCGCCGCTTCACCGAGGGGCGCTTCGCCCAGATCTCCGACCCCACGGTGGGCGTGgatttcttctccaggctggtgGAGATCGAGCCGGGCAAGAGGATCAAGCTGCAGATCTGGGACACGGCCGGGCAGGAGCGGTTTCG GTCCATCACCAGAGCCTACTACAGGAACTCAGTTGGCGGACTCCTCCTCTTTGACATTACAAACCGCAGGTCCTTTCAGAATGTCCACGAGTGGCTAGAAGAAACCAAGGTGCATGTCCAGCCATACCAGATCGTCTTTGTTTTGGTAGGTCACAAGTGTGACCTTGACACGCAGCGGCAAGTCACCAGGCACGAGGCTGAGAAACTGGCCGCTGCATATGGTATGAAGTACATTGAGACCTCGGCTCGGGATGCCATTAACGTGGAGAAGGCCTTCACTGACCTGACTCGAGATATATATGAGCTTGTTAAAAGGGGGGACATTTCAATCCaggagggatgggaaggagTAAAGAGTGGGTTTGTCCCAAACGTAGTGCACTCTTCAGAAGAAGTGGTGAAATCAGATAGGCGATGCTTGTGCTGA
- the VBP1 gene encoding prefoldin subunit 3, producing the protein MAAATSGEAGCGEAAAGGKRGPLGIPEAVFVEDVDSFMKQPGNETADVVLKKLDEQYQKYKFLELNLAQKKRRLKSQIPEIKQTLEILKHMQKKKDSTNPMETRFLLADNLYCTASVPPTDKVCLWLGANVMLEYDIDEAQALLEKNLSTATRNLDLLEEDLDFLRDQFTTTEVNMARVYNWDVKRRNKQDPSKNKA; encoded by the exons atggcggcggccaCCAGCGGCGAGGCGGGGTGCGGcgaggcggcggcgggcgggaaGCGCGGCCCTCTCGGCATCCCCGAGGCCGTCTTCGTG GAAGATGTAGATTCTTTTATGAAACAGCCTGGAAATGAGACAGCAGATGTAGTTCTAAAGAAGTTGGATGAGCAGTATCAGAAGTATAAATTTTTGGAACTTAATCTTgctcaaaagaaaaggag GCTAAAAAGTCAGATTCCTGAAATTAAACAGACattagaaattttaaaacacatgcagaagaaaaag GACTCCACAAATCCAATGGAAACCAGATTTTTATTGGCAGATAATCTCTACTGCACAGCTTCAGTTCCTCCTACAGATAAAGTTTGTTTGTGGTTGGGG GCCAATGTGATGCTTGAATATGATATTGATGAAGCTCAGGCTCTGTTAGAGAAGAATTTGTCAACAGCCACAAGGAACCTTGATCTTCTAGAGGAAGACCTGGATTTTCTTAGAGATCAGTTCACCACTACAGAAGTCA ATATGGCTAGAGTTTATAATTGGGAtgtaaagagaagaaacaagcaaGACCCTTCCAAAAACAAAGCATAG